A window of Rhodococcus sp. SGAir0479 contains these coding sequences:
- a CDS encoding fumarylacetoacetate hydrolase family protein, with amino-acid sequence MRVANLSGRAVIVADDRALDVHTASAGRFGPEPGRLYADWPAFSEWAGSVAAATEGVTFDRRDLEAPSPAPTQVFAIGLNYRDHAAETGLAAPEAPPTFTKFASCLTGPETDLPLPTDTVDWEVELVVVIGREATGVSAGSAWSHVAGLTVGQDYSERTSQMAGPAPQFSLAKSFPGFGATGPWLVTPEEFADRDDLAIECAIDGATVQSGRTAQMIFPVPELVAYLSSVCTLRPGDLIFTGTPAGVGVGRDPRRFLVPGNVVTSRIEGIGTLVQQCVVGRT; translated from the coding sequence ATGCGCGTCGCCAATCTCTCCGGCCGGGCCGTCATCGTCGCCGACGACCGTGCCCTCGACGTCCACACGGCAAGTGCCGGCCGCTTCGGCCCCGAGCCGGGCCGGCTCTACGCCGACTGGCCGGCATTCTCCGAATGGGCCGGCTCGGTCGCTGCCGCGACGGAGGGCGTCACGTTCGACCGCCGCGATCTCGAGGCCCCGTCGCCGGCCCCGACCCAGGTCTTCGCGATCGGCCTGAACTACCGCGACCATGCCGCCGAGACGGGTCTGGCCGCGCCGGAGGCGCCGCCCACGTTCACCAAGTTCGCGAGTTGCCTGACCGGACCCGAGACCGATCTGCCGCTGCCCACCGACACCGTCGACTGGGAGGTGGAGCTGGTGGTCGTCATCGGCCGCGAGGCGACCGGGGTGAGCGCGGGCTCCGCGTGGTCGCACGTGGCGGGGTTGACCGTCGGGCAGGACTACTCCGAACGGACCTCGCAGATGGCCGGACCGGCACCGCAGTTCTCCCTGGCCAAGTCGTTTCCCGGCTTCGGCGCGACGGGCCCCTGGCTGGTGACCCCCGAGGAGTTCGCCGACCGGGACGACCTGGCGATCGAGTGTGCGATCGACGGTGCGACGGTCCAGTCGGGACGCACGGCGCAGATGATCTTCCCGGTGCCCGAGTTGGTCGCCTACCTGTCGTCGGTGTGCACTCTGCGGCCGGGCGACCTGATCTTCACAGGGACCCCGGCGGGTGTGGGGGTGGGCCGCGACCCCCGGCGGTTCCTGGTGCCCGGCAACGTCGTCACCAGCCGGATCGAAGGCATCGGCACGCTCGTCCAGCAGTGCGTGGTGGGCCGGACGTAG
- a CDS encoding MarR family winged helix-turn-helix transcriptional regulator translates to MSDSSDQRAVAAALGRAFVLAEHLSGSLQAGNRDVGLTTARTRALLCVLENPPMTQRDLAASLRCSTRQVTALVDALEKSGHVRRDPHPTDRRAHIVALTDRGRSDADRIRDLRARTAQLLFDGVEPADLDAFVRVADTLIARSDGLRPRVEE, encoded by the coding sequence GTGTCCGACTCCTCCGATCAGCGCGCCGTCGCCGCCGCACTGGGCCGCGCGTTCGTGCTCGCCGAACACCTGTCGGGATCGCTGCAGGCCGGCAACCGCGACGTCGGGCTGACCACGGCACGCACCCGGGCACTGCTGTGCGTGCTCGAGAACCCCCCGATGACGCAGCGGGACCTGGCCGCGTCGCTGCGCTGCAGCACACGGCAGGTGACGGCCCTGGTCGATGCGCTCGAGAAGTCCGGGCACGTCCGCCGCGATCCGCACCCCACCGACCGACGCGCCCACATCGTCGCGCTCACCGACCGCGGCAGGAGCGACGCCGACCGGATCCGGGACCTCCGCGCGCGCACCGCACAGCTCCTGTTCGACGGTGTCGAGCCGGCGGACCTCGACGCGTTCGTGCGTGTCGCCGACACGCTGATCGCACGCTCCGACGGCCTGCGCCCCCGAGTGGAGGAGTGA
- a CDS encoding DNA alkylation repair protein, translating into MTPVPGPDAVVAALSDVADPDDARRFARFFKTAPGEYGAGDVFVGVRVPAIRAVAKTFATLSLDDVDTLLDSAVHEYRLAGLLILVEQFARASRTRSRDEQARERIADRYLAAVLRGRVNNWDLVDQSALHILGDWLYDRPRTVVFELGADDDLWRRRVALLTTFGFIRRGDASTTLELAARVLGDRRDLTQKATGWMLREVGKRVDRALLLAFLDAHAADMGATALSYATEHLDTDARAHYRLLRGSRR; encoded by the coding sequence CTGACGCCGGTACCCGGCCCGGACGCGGTGGTCGCCGCCCTGTCCGACGTGGCCGACCCGGACGACGCGCGCCGGTTCGCCCGCTTCTTCAAGACCGCGCCGGGCGAGTACGGCGCCGGTGACGTGTTCGTCGGCGTGCGGGTACCCGCAATCCGTGCAGTGGCCAAGACCTTTGCCACGCTTTCGCTCGACGACGTCGACACGCTGCTCGACAGTGCGGTGCACGAGTACCGTCTGGCCGGCCTGTTGATCCTCGTCGAGCAGTTCGCGCGCGCGAGCCGGACGCGCAGCCGCGACGAGCAGGCCCGCGAGCGTATCGCCGATCGGTATCTCGCGGCGGTGCTGCGGGGCCGGGTGAACAACTGGGACCTCGTCGACCAGTCGGCGCTGCACATCCTGGGTGACTGGCTCTACGACCGACCCCGGACCGTCGTGTTCGAACTGGGCGCGGACGACGATCTGTGGCGTCGACGGGTCGCGCTGCTCACCACGTTCGGCTTCATCCGACGCGGCGACGCGTCCACGACCCTCGAACTCGCGGCCCGCGTCCTCGGCGACCGGCGGGACCTGACCCAGAAGGCGACCGGCTGGATGCTCCGCGAGGTCGGCAAGCGCGTGGACCGGGCGCTGCTGCTCGCTTTCCTGGACGCCCACGCGGCGGACATGGGGGCGACGGCCCTGAGCTACGCCACCGAACACCTGGACACCGACGCCCGCGCGCACTACCGGTTGCTCCGGGGTAGCCGACGGTAG
- a CDS encoding propionyl-CoA synthetase gives MSTAERATSAYSTAFTESVEQPDSFWLDAARAVDWDTAPTRALDDSNAPMYRWFPDATLNTCFNALDRHVRDGRGDQAALIWDSAMVPARRTYTYSQLLAEVARFAGVLAEQGVVAGDRVVVYMPMIPEAAIAMLACARIGAVHSVVFGGFAAKELATRIDDAQPVVLVTASGGLEPGRTVEYLPMVDQALGLSAHPPHTVIVKNRESVPGSAADYRDRGSAWFDWDELATDASDAAPVSVAATDPLYILYTSGTTGKPKGVVRDNGGHAVALTWSMRNIYDIGPGQVMWTASDVGWVVGHSYIVYAPLLAGATTVMYEGKPVGTPDAGVFWRIIQEHNVSALFTAPTAIRAIRKADPDAAELGKYDVTSMTTLFAAGERLDPDTYEWATEKLGVPVIDHWWQTETGWAIAANLRGLEPMPIKAGSPTVPVPGYRVDIVDGAGTPVQAGTEGNIVIALPLPPGTLTGLWRDEDRFVKSYLSTFDGYYLTGDSGYIDEDGYVFVLGRSDDVINVAGHRLSTGSMEAVVASHPAVAECAVIGIHDDLKGQRPSGYVVLKAGVEIDPEVLRTELVAMVREQIGAVATFRDVTVVQALPKTRSGKILRKTMRQIADNAEYTVPSTIEDPGVLDALAKLLRG, from the coding sequence ATGAGCACCGCCGAGCGCGCCACCAGCGCCTACTCCACCGCCTTCACCGAGAGCGTGGAACAGCCGGACAGCTTCTGGCTCGACGCCGCCCGAGCCGTCGACTGGGACACCGCGCCCACGCGGGCACTGGACGACTCGAACGCGCCGATGTACCGCTGGTTCCCCGACGCCACGCTCAACACGTGCTTCAACGCGCTCGACCGGCACGTGCGGGACGGCCGCGGCGACCAGGCCGCCCTGATCTGGGACTCGGCGATGGTGCCCGCTCGGCGTACGTACACGTACTCCCAGCTGCTCGCGGAGGTCGCGCGGTTCGCCGGGGTGCTCGCCGAGCAGGGAGTCGTGGCGGGTGACCGGGTCGTGGTCTACATGCCGATGATCCCCGAGGCCGCGATCGCGATGCTGGCGTGTGCCCGCATCGGCGCCGTGCACTCGGTGGTGTTCGGCGGCTTCGCCGCCAAGGAGCTGGCCACCCGCATCGACGACGCGCAGCCCGTCGTGCTCGTGACCGCCTCGGGCGGCCTCGAGCCGGGGCGCACCGTCGAGTACCTGCCGATGGTCGACCAGGCGCTCGGCCTGTCGGCGCACCCCCCGCACACCGTGATCGTGAAGAACCGCGAGTCCGTTCCCGGGTCGGCGGCCGACTACCGCGACCGCGGCTCCGCGTGGTTCGACTGGGACGAGCTGGCGACGGACGCGAGCGATGCCGCGCCGGTCTCGGTCGCCGCGACCGATCCGCTGTACATCCTCTACACGTCCGGCACCACCGGAAAGCCCAAGGGCGTGGTCCGCGACAACGGCGGGCACGCGGTGGCCCTCACGTGGTCGATGCGCAACATCTACGACATCGGTCCCGGACAGGTGATGTGGACGGCTTCGGACGTCGGCTGGGTCGTCGGCCACTCGTACATCGTGTACGCCCCGCTGCTCGCGGGCGCGACCACCGTGATGTACGAGGGCAAGCCGGTGGGCACGCCCGATGCGGGCGTGTTCTGGCGAATCATCCAGGAGCACAACGTGTCCGCCCTGTTCACCGCGCCCACCGCGATTCGCGCGATCCGCAAGGCCGACCCGGACGCCGCGGAACTCGGGAAGTACGACGTCACCTCGATGACCACACTGTTCGCCGCGGGCGAGCGCCTCGATCCCGACACCTACGAGTGGGCCACCGAGAAGCTCGGCGTCCCGGTGATCGATCACTGGTGGCAGACCGAGACCGGCTGGGCGATCGCGGCGAACCTGCGCGGGCTCGAGCCGATGCCGATCAAGGCCGGCTCCCCCACCGTGCCGGTGCCGGGCTACCGCGTCGACATCGTCGACGGTGCGGGCACCCCGGTGCAGGCGGGCACCGAGGGCAACATCGTCATCGCGCTGCCGCTGCCCCCGGGCACCCTGACCGGGTTGTGGCGCGACGAGGACCGCTTCGTCAAGTCGTACCTGTCGACGTTCGACGGGTACTACCTCACCGGCGATTCCGGCTACATCGACGAGGACGGGTACGTGTTCGTCCTGGGCCGCAGCGACGACGTCATCAACGTTGCCGGACACCGGCTCTCGACAGGCAGCATGGAGGCGGTGGTGGCGTCGCACCCCGCGGTCGCGGAGTGCGCCGTGATCGGCATCCACGACGATCTCAAGGGTCAGCGCCCCAGCGGCTACGTGGTACTCAAGGCCGGCGTCGAGATCGATCCGGAGGTCCTGCGCACGGAGCTGGTCGCGATGGTCCGCGAACAGATCGGTGCGGTCGCGACGTTCCGGGACGTCACCGTCGTCCAGGCGCTGCCCAAGACTCGGTCAGGCAAGATTTTGCGCAAGACCATGCGGCAGATCGCCGACAACGCCGAGTACACCGTGCCCTCGACGATCGAGGATCCCGGGGTGCTCGACGCCCTCGCCAAGCTGCTGCGCGGATAG
- a CDS encoding NADH:flavin oxidoreductase, producing the protein MTSITPPDVFAPATLGPITLRNRIIKSATFEGRTPDALVTDELIEFHRQPAAGGVGMTTVAYCAVQPEGRTERGQLWMRPEVVPGLRRLTDAIHAEGAAASAQIGHAGPVANEKSNGLPALAPSNSFSPLSMKRIHAATAADIARITRAHADAARFAIEGGFDAVEIHFGHNYFASSFLSPKLNRRKDDYGGSLANRARIVRETARAVREAVGDRIAILAKLNMDDGVPGGFWVDEAIQVAQWLEADGSLDALELTMGSSLLNPMYLFKGDAPVRDFAQAMPQPVKLGVQMVGKAFIKAYPYEPLFMLEEARQIRAAVDMPLVLLGGVTDKAGMDTAMEEGFQFVAMARALLREPDLINRIQEETRTRSLCIHCNKCMPTIFSGARCVLVDPVPVRVRR; encoded by the coding sequence GTGACCAGTATCACGCCGCCCGATGTGTTCGCGCCGGCCACGCTGGGCCCGATCACGCTCCGCAACCGGATCATCAAGTCCGCGACGTTCGAGGGGCGCACGCCCGACGCGCTGGTGACCGACGAGCTGATCGAGTTCCATCGGCAGCCCGCAGCCGGGGGCGTCGGTATGACGACCGTGGCCTACTGTGCGGTGCAACCGGAGGGCCGCACCGAGCGCGGACAGTTGTGGATGCGCCCCGAGGTGGTGCCGGGTCTGCGCCGGCTCACCGACGCGATCCACGCCGAGGGCGCCGCGGCGTCGGCGCAGATCGGGCACGCCGGCCCGGTCGCCAACGAGAAGTCGAACGGGTTGCCGGCGCTGGCGCCGTCGAACTCGTTCAGTCCGCTCAGCATGAAGCGGATCCACGCCGCCACCGCCGCCGACATCGCGCGCATCACGCGCGCGCACGCCGACGCGGCGCGGTTCGCGATCGAGGGCGGCTTCGACGCCGTCGAAATCCACTTCGGACACAACTATTTCGCGAGCTCGTTCCTCAGCCCCAAACTGAACCGGCGCAAGGACGACTACGGCGGTTCGCTCGCGAACCGTGCGCGGATCGTGCGGGAGACGGCGCGCGCGGTCCGTGAGGCGGTGGGTGACCGAATCGCCATCCTGGCGAAGCTCAACATGGACGACGGCGTGCCGGGCGGCTTCTGGGTCGACGAGGCGATTCAGGTGGCGCAGTGGCTCGAGGCCGACGGCAGCCTCGACGCCCTCGAGCTGACGATGGGCAGCTCGTTGCTCAACCCCATGTACCTGTTCAAGGGCGATGCGCCCGTCCGCGACTTCGCGCAGGCCATGCCCCAACCGGTCAAGCTGGGCGTGCAGATGGTCGGCAAGGCGTTCATCAAGGCGTACCCGTACGAGCCGCTGTTCATGCTCGAGGAGGCCCGGCAGATCCGCGCGGCGGTCGACATGCCGCTCGTGTTGCTCGGTGGCGTCACCGACAAGGCCGGTATGGACACCGCGATGGAGGAAGGCTTCCAGTTCGTCGCGATGGCCCGCGCGCTGCTGCGTGAACCCGACCTGATCAACCGGATCCAGGAGGAAACGCGCACGCGCTCACTGTGCATCCACTGCAACAAGTGCATGCCGACGATCTTCTCGGGGGCCCGCTGCGTTCTGGTCGATCCCGTCCCGGTGCGGGTGCGCCGCTGA
- a CDS encoding GntR family transcriptional regulator: MGRSTGTRADEIHARLRADILGGVLPPGEKLAFGRLQARYDVSTGVLREVLPRLVEQGLAVSEAQLGFRVVPVSVPDLLELTETRVWVESEALRRSIAHGDVEWESAVLAARHRLSRTPSVDADGRVSDAWITAHGNFHGTLLRACPNTRLVRIAESLRDVSEVYRCWSVRSPGAVERDVDAEHGRIVEAAVDRDTERAVDELRRHIELTTSILVAGQESIRGL; encoded by the coding sequence ATGGGACGATCGACCGGTACCCGCGCGGACGAGATCCACGCCCGCCTGCGCGCCGACATCCTCGGCGGGGTCCTGCCGCCCGGCGAGAAGCTCGCCTTCGGTCGATTGCAGGCGCGGTACGACGTCAGCACCGGTGTCCTGCGTGAGGTTCTGCCTCGGCTGGTCGAGCAGGGGCTCGCGGTGTCCGAGGCGCAGCTGGGGTTCCGCGTCGTACCGGTCTCGGTGCCGGACCTGTTGGAGCTCACCGAGACCCGGGTATGGGTCGAGTCGGAGGCGTTGCGGCGGTCGATCGCCCACGGCGACGTCGAATGGGAATCGGCGGTGCTGGCCGCGCGACACCGGCTGTCGCGGACGCCGTCGGTGGACGCCGACGGCCGCGTCTCCGACGCCTGGATCACGGCGCACGGCAATTTCCACGGCACGCTCCTGCGGGCGTGCCCCAACACCCGGCTGGTGCGGATCGCCGAGTCCTTGCGGGACGTCTCGGAGGTCTACCGCTGCTGGAGTGTGCGCAGCCCCGGCGCGGTCGAGCGCGACGTCGACGCCGAACACGGCCGGATCGTCGAGGCCGCCGTCGACCGCGACACCGAGCGCGCGGTCGACGAGCTGCGGCGGCACATCGAGTTGACGACGAGCATCCTCGTCGCGGGACAGGAGTCGATCCGTGGCCTCTGA
- a CDS encoding GAF and ANTAR domain-containing protein — translation MVHTDPRTDGRAPGADEVVAIAEVSDLPPNRLASILVSLGESITDEDDLVNLLDRVTEVAHEVIDGADCTGVTIDFGGRTYTASYTDGRTLRVDHEQYAAGEGPCLHASRTRETVLVDLDEATDRWPAFTEAARAEGICSFLAAPLFVADRTLGALNLYGRARAAFDEVDADVLELLTSTVSRAIGEFARFKSARDAADALQRALETRAPIEQAKGMLMALHRIDAQQAFEVLRKQSQTTNTRLRDVAADLVEKLSATDGSGAGEAVS, via the coding sequence ATGGTGCACACTGACCCGCGCACGGACGGGCGGGCGCCGGGCGCCGACGAGGTCGTCGCGATCGCCGAGGTGTCCGACCTGCCGCCGAACAGGCTGGCGTCGATACTGGTGTCCCTCGGCGAGAGCATCACCGACGAGGACGACCTGGTGAACCTGCTCGACCGTGTCACCGAGGTGGCGCACGAGGTGATCGACGGTGCCGACTGCACGGGCGTGACGATCGACTTCGGCGGGCGGACGTACACGGCCTCGTACACCGACGGACGCACCCTGCGGGTGGACCACGAGCAGTACGCCGCCGGTGAGGGCCCCTGTCTCCACGCGTCGCGCACGCGCGAGACCGTGCTGGTCGACCTGGACGAGGCGACGGACCGGTGGCCCGCATTCACCGAAGCGGCACGCGCCGAGGGGATATGCAGCTTCCTGGCCGCCCCGCTGTTCGTCGCCGACCGCACTCTCGGCGCCCTCAACCTCTACGGCCGTGCTCGCGCCGCATTCGACGAAGTGGACGCCGACGTCCTGGAACTGCTGACGAGCACGGTCTCGCGGGCCATCGGCGAGTTCGCGCGGTTCAAGTCCGCGCGCGACGCCGCGGACGCACTGCAACGGGCACTCGAGACGAGGGCGCCCATCGAGCAGGCCAAGGGCATGCTGATGGCTCTGCACCGGATCGATGCCCAACAGGCATTCGAGGTGCTGCGCAAGCAGTCGCAGACGACCAACACCCGGTTGCGGGACGTGGCGGCAGACCTGGTCGAGAAACTGAGCGCGACGGACGGTTCCGGCGCGGGCGAGGCCGTCTCCTGA
- a CDS encoding sensor histidine kinase, with amino-acid sequence MSRPHSLRARVAAATALGATIVVAAVGVYLALAIARNNLQQLDRRLETASRVLIVNAPAAAPFLNVLGDGGAFAVTIRNGDAVVSSTSSRLPRLEPGSHTVDVAGIPFRAFTAPLAPESTSLLSVAVPLAEAKDPTTDQQQQVALVGVLAIVAATGLGWLFGGHAVRPLVDLTQRVGRRDRDLAPAASGVREADELAAAVGTMLQDVSDAQARTATALDTARDFAAASAHELRTPLTAMRTDLEVLSTLELSDAQRIEILGDLARTQGRLEATLTALERLASGELSSEKDHIDLDLTELCDLAAEDAQRQHPGLTVTVDAPPGLVVRGLPVGLRLALDNAVTNAVRHGGARHVAIGAARADDGAVTITVDDDGAGVPEGERAAVFDRFRRGSRATKGGSGLGLALVAQQAGLHGGDARLEDSALGGARLVVTLES; translated from the coding sequence GTGAGCCGGCCGCATTCCCTGCGGGCGCGCGTCGCGGCGGCCACCGCGCTGGGCGCGACGATCGTCGTCGCCGCGGTGGGCGTCTACCTGGCGCTGGCCATTGCCCGCAACAACCTGCAGCAGCTCGACCGCCGGCTCGAAACCGCGTCCCGGGTGCTGATCGTCAATGCGCCTGCGGCAGCACCGTTCCTGAACGTCCTCGGTGACGGCGGTGCCTTTGCAGTGACCATCCGCAACGGGGACGCCGTCGTCTCGAGCACGTCGAGCCGGCTCCCCCGGCTCGAACCCGGGTCGCACACCGTCGACGTCGCGGGGATCCCGTTCCGCGCGTTCACGGCGCCGCTGGCCCCCGAGTCGACGTCGTTGTTGTCCGTCGCGGTTCCGCTCGCCGAGGCGAAGGATCCGACGACCGACCAGCAACAGCAGGTCGCCCTCGTGGGCGTCCTGGCGATTGTCGCCGCGACCGGCCTCGGCTGGCTGTTCGGTGGTCATGCCGTGCGCCCGCTGGTCGATCTCACGCAGCGGGTGGGCCGCCGGGACCGCGACCTCGCACCGGCCGCGTCCGGAGTCCGTGAGGCCGACGAACTGGCGGCGGCCGTGGGCACGATGCTGCAGGACGTCTCCGACGCCCAGGCGCGCACCGCGACGGCCCTCGACACCGCCCGCGACTTCGCGGCCGCGTCCGCGCACGAGCTCCGGACCCCGCTCACGGCGATGCGCACCGACCTGGAGGTCCTCAGCACGCTGGAGCTCTCCGACGCGCAGCGCATCGAGATCCTCGGCGACCTCGCCCGCACCCAGGGCCGACTCGAGGCGACGCTCACCGCGCTCGAGCGGCTGGCGTCCGGTGAGTTGTCGAGCGAGAAGGACCACATCGACCTCGACCTGACCGAATTGTGCGACCTCGCGGCCGAGGACGCCCAGCGCCAGCACCCCGGTCTGACCGTCACCGTCGACGCGCCTCCGGGGTTGGTGGTCCGGGGTCTGCCCGTCGGGCTGCGGCTCGCGCTCGACAACGCGGTCACCAACGCGGTCCGGCACGGCGGGGCGCGCCACGTCGCGATCGGGGCCGCCCGCGCGGACGACGGCGCCGTCACGATCACGGTCGACGACGACGGGGCCGGTGTCCCGGAGGGCGAGAGGGCCGCCGTGTTCGACCGGTTCCGCCGCGGAAGCCGCGCGACGAAGGGCGGCTCCGGGCTGGGGCTGGCGCTCGTTGCGCAACAGGCCGGGTTGCACGGCGGCGACGCACGATTGGAGGACAGCGCCCTGGGCGGCGCGCGACTGGTGGTGACCCTTGAAAGTTGA
- a CDS encoding cryptochrome/photolyase family protein, whose protein sequence is MASESVVWFRRDLRVGDLPALSAAGDRALGLFVLDDRLLGPSGGPRRDFLYRSLSALDEQLEGRLLVVRGDPVDVVPRVARAVDAQEVHVSADFGPYGRERDAAVAEHVDLVATGSPYAVAPGRVTKDDGSPYKVFTPWFKRWLDHGWRGPARTGADTLAWIDPDDVDGRGRRVRIPTPDRPGPAAGEAAALARWREFREDDLAGYDDERDRPDLDTTSRMSVYLKFGNIHPRTMLADLARTRGRGAEQYRRQVAWRDFYADILFQRPDSARRNYDRKFDAIRHDSGREADELFEAWCAGRTGYPIVDAGMRQLAAEGWMHNRVRMIVASFLVKDLHLPWWRGARHFMQCLVDGDLASNQHGWQWTAGSGTDASPFFRVFNPTGQGEKFDPTGDYVRRWVPELRGVPGKAVHALKNDRPDGYPEPVVDHAEERREALARYGELP, encoded by the coding sequence GTGGCCTCTGAGTCGGTGGTGTGGTTTCGACGTGATCTGCGGGTCGGTGACCTGCCGGCGCTGAGTGCCGCCGGCGACCGGGCGCTGGGGCTGTTCGTGCTCGACGACCGACTGCTCGGGCCGTCGGGTGGGCCGCGGCGGGACTTCCTGTACCGCAGCCTGTCCGCGCTCGACGAACAACTCGAGGGCCGGTTGCTGGTCGTGCGCGGCGACCCGGTGGACGTGGTGCCGCGGGTGGCGAGAGCGGTCGATGCGCAGGAGGTGCACGTGAGCGCCGACTTCGGTCCGTACGGGCGGGAACGGGATGCGGCGGTGGCCGAGCACGTCGACCTGGTGGCCACCGGTTCGCCGTACGCCGTGGCGCCCGGCCGGGTGACGAAGGACGACGGCAGCCCCTACAAGGTGTTCACGCCGTGGTTCAAGCGGTGGCTCGACCACGGCTGGCGCGGACCGGCACGCACCGGCGCGGACACGCTCGCGTGGATCGATCCGGACGACGTCGACGGGCGGGGCCGGCGGGTGCGGATCCCGACGCCCGACCGGCCCGGCCCGGCGGCGGGGGAGGCGGCTGCACTCGCGCGCTGGCGGGAGTTCCGGGAGGACGACCTCGCCGGCTACGACGACGAGCGTGACCGGCCGGATCTCGACACCACCAGCCGGATGTCGGTGTATCTCAAGTTCGGCAACATCCACCCTCGGACGATGCTCGCGGACCTCGCCCGCACACGCGGCCGCGGCGCCGAGCAGTACCGACGGCAGGTGGCGTGGCGAGACTTCTACGCCGACATCCTGTTCCAGCGCCCGGACAGTGCCCGCCGCAACTACGACCGCAAGTTCGACGCGATCCGCCACGACAGCGGCCGCGAGGCCGACGAGCTGTTCGAGGCATGGTGCGCGGGCCGCACCGGGTATCCGATCGTCGATGCCGGCATGCGCCAGTTGGCAGCCGAAGGGTGGATGCACAACCGCGTCCGGATGATCGTCGCGTCGTTTCTCGTCAAGGATCTGCACCTGCCGTGGTGGCGTGGGGCGCGCCATTTCATGCAGTGCCTGGTCGACGGCGATCTGGCGTCGAACCAGCACGGCTGGCAGTGGACGGCCGGCTCGGGGACGGATGCGTCTCCGTTCTTCCGGGTGTTCAACCCGACCGGTCAGGGCGAGAAGTTCGACCCCACGGGCGACTACGTGCGCCGGTGGGTGCCGGAATTGCGTGGCGTGCCCGGCAAGGCCGTCCATGCGCTGAAGAACGACCGCCCCGACGGCTATCCGGAACCGGTGGTCGATCACGCCGAAGAGCGCCGGGAAGCTCTCGCCCGGTACGGCGAGCTGCCCTGA
- a CDS encoding RNA polymerase sigma factor, whose product MTERAVDGQRGLDHAYHHHRGEDPDDTFAQFVDRHGRELRRYCRQLAPDDHTAEDVVQETFLAAWNRLASFRGDSSIRTWLFAICTRKIFDLHRRRRPDLVDDETLRALPDGPEVEPASVASNNAFLHALDSALRQLPLRQRASWVMREVEAMTFPEIGKVLGLSPDAARGQHRRAAAALAVLLEEWR is encoded by the coding sequence GTGACCGAACGGGCCGTGGACGGGCAGAGAGGGCTCGACCATGCCTATCACCATCACCGGGGTGAAGACCCCGACGACACCTTCGCGCAGTTCGTCGACCGACACGGTCGTGAACTGCGCAGATACTGTCGGCAGCTGGCTCCCGACGACCACACCGCCGAGGACGTCGTGCAGGAGACGTTCCTGGCCGCGTGGAACCGGTTGGCCTCGTTCCGCGGCGACTCCTCGATTCGGACGTGGCTGTTCGCGATCTGCACTCGGAAGATCTTCGACCTGCACCGACGCCGGCGACCGGACCTGGTGGACGACGAGACACTTCGCGCCCTCCCGGACGGGCCCGAGGTCGAGCCCGCATCGGTGGCGTCGAACAATGCCTTCCTGCACGCTCTCGACAGCGCTCTGCGGCAGCTCCCGCTTCGCCAACGCGCATCATGGGTGATGAGAGAGGTGGAGGCGATGACGTTCCCGGAGATCGGCAAGGTGCTGGGGCTCAGCCCGGACGCGGCGCGCGGTCAGCATCGGCGTGCCGCGGCGGCGCTGGCGGTGCTGCTGGAAGAGTGGCGATGA
- a CDS encoding response regulator transcription factor has translation MRETDPRDGHNAQVTASAAVLVVDDDPDVLASLERGLRLSGFTVLTASDGAVALKVVADAAPDVVVLDMNMPVLDGTGVVTALRAAGNDVPICVLSARSSVDDRIAGLESGADDYLVKPFVLAELVARIRAMLRRRSASAPGPASDPPIVVGPLAVDVAGRRVRLGEREIPLTKREFELTEVLARNAGVVLSRERLLDLVWGYDFVADTNVVDVFVGYLRRKFEVDGTPRLVHTVRGVGFVLREPT, from the coding sequence ATGCGCGAAACCGACCCGCGCGACGGGCACAATGCTCAGGTGACCGCATCCGCAGCCGTGCTCGTCGTCGACGACGACCCGGACGTACTCGCCTCGCTCGAGCGCGGACTGCGACTGTCGGGCTTCACCGTTCTCACCGCCTCCGACGGCGCGGTGGCGCTGAAGGTGGTCGCCGACGCCGCACCCGACGTGGTCGTCCTCGACATGAACATGCCTGTGCTGGACGGCACCGGCGTCGTCACCGCCCTGCGCGCGGCCGGAAACGACGTCCCGATCTGTGTTCTCAGCGCGCGTAGTTCGGTCGACGACCGCATCGCCGGACTCGAGTCCGGCGCCGACGACTACCTCGTGAAGCCGTTCGTCCTCGCCGAACTGGTCGCACGGATCCGCGCGATGCTGCGCCGCCGCTCGGCATCCGCACCGGGCCCGGCGTCGGACCCGCCCATCGTGGTGGGGCCGCTCGCGGTGGATGTGGCCGGTCGTCGGGTGCGCCTCGGCGAACGCGAGATCCCGCTCACCAAGCGCGAATTCGAGCTCACCGAGGTCCTCGCCCGGAACGCCGGTGTGGTGCTGAGCCGCGAACGGTTGCTGGATCTGGTGTGGGGGTACGACTTCGTCGCCGACACCAACGTCGTCGACGTCTTCGTGGGTTACCTCCGGCGCAAGTTCGAGGTGGACGGCACCCCACGGCTGGTGCACACCGTGCGCGGGGTGGGATTCGTACTGCGAGAACCGACGTGA